Proteins encoded together in one Terriglobus saanensis SP1PR4 window:
- a CDS encoding T6SS phospholipase effector Tle1-like catalytic domain-containing protein, protein MADDSQSLQGKTPEQASTAEPETKNNLLLSPIAYKPKNIFVCCDGTGNEFAAKDSLDGNSNVVKLYTALKLDEHQVAYYHPGVGTLGDPTKEGIARKWSVVKGLAFGQGFQENVLDAYRYLMQHYASGDKVYLFGFSRGAYTARALAGLLHGYGLLCRGNEGHIPYAWRMYTERIVTERELNAHTVTTDTSFRDTFSHRDFSIHFVGLWDTVSSVGWISTPLRLLDMAQNPSIQRGRHAVSIDERRCFYQDNLWGGPVKVDLPSVPGNPAAEPMLKCQDLLQVWFAGVHSDVGGSYPQLQSGLANIALEWMIGEARKAQAVFEETRVRMVLGSPAPGEPTPETAALAPMYEKPKSYSPHRSLQGIWWLLEFFPHRYYDKDDATAKMRIPLGAYRKIPRNSLIHPSVRERFKHPCYQPKNITADELVDPSEVIGTYKNSDAYLTFQPKICRDRKLRQNRLVVFLVTVLELGLPLYAALWFAVLACRRVHPPQILTFVRNGWLAFEGSAMGQWISKLRPVAGFFWVMVVVTLVVLVQKLISFARRSG, encoded by the coding sequence ATGGCTGACGATTCACAATCGCTCCAGGGAAAGACGCCCGAGCAAGCGTCAACTGCAGAACCCGAAACAAAAAATAATTTGCTGCTGTCGCCAATCGCATACAAACCGAAGAATATCTTCGTCTGTTGCGACGGTACGGGAAACGAGTTCGCCGCGAAGGATTCACTGGATGGCAACTCCAATGTGGTGAAGTTGTACACGGCTTTGAAGCTCGATGAGCATCAGGTGGCGTACTACCACCCCGGTGTGGGCACACTGGGAGATCCCACAAAAGAGGGAATAGCCAGGAAGTGGTCGGTCGTCAAGGGACTGGCGTTTGGCCAGGGCTTCCAGGAGAACGTCCTCGATGCCTATCGGTATCTCATGCAGCACTACGCAAGCGGAGACAAGGTCTATCTCTTTGGATTTTCGCGTGGTGCCTATACCGCTCGAGCCCTCGCCGGACTGCTGCACGGTTACGGTCTGCTTTGTCGAGGGAATGAAGGACATATCCCGTATGCCTGGCGTATGTATACCGAAAGGATCGTCACCGAAAGAGAGCTGAACGCGCACACCGTCACGACCGACACTTCGTTTCGTGACACGTTTTCGCACAGGGATTTCTCCATTCATTTTGTTGGATTGTGGGATACGGTCTCTTCCGTGGGCTGGATCTCGACGCCGCTACGCCTGCTGGATATGGCACAAAACCCCTCGATTCAAAGAGGACGACACGCCGTCAGCATCGACGAACGACGATGCTTCTACCAGGACAACCTGTGGGGCGGCCCCGTAAAAGTAGACCTCCCGTCTGTGCCTGGGAATCCCGCGGCAGAGCCTATGCTTAAATGCCAGGACCTTCTACAAGTGTGGTTTGCAGGAGTTCACTCCGATGTGGGTGGAAGCTATCCACAGTTGCAGAGTGGGCTTGCGAACATTGCGCTGGAATGGATGATCGGGGAAGCCAGAAAAGCACAGGCTGTTTTTGAAGAAACCCGCGTTCGCATGGTGCTTGGGTCTCCGGCGCCTGGCGAGCCAACGCCGGAGACCGCAGCCCTGGCGCCCATGTATGAAAAGCCGAAGTCCTATAGTCCGCATCGTTCGCTGCAAGGCATTTGGTGGCTGCTCGAGTTTTTTCCGCATCGCTACTACGACAAGGACGACGCGACCGCGAAGATGCGTATTCCTCTCGGTGCCTATCGCAAGATTCCGAGGAATTCGCTCATCCATCCCAGCGTAAGAGAGCGATTCAAACATCCTTGTTACCAGCCGAAGAATATAACGGCTGACGAATTGGTAGACCCCTCGGAGGTCATAGGAACGTACAAGAACTCCGACGCGTACCTGACCTTCCAGCCGAAGATCTGCCGCGATCGCAAGCTGCGCCAGAACCGCCTGGTCGTGTTCCTCGTCACGGTGCTGGAGTTGGGACTTCCTCTGTATGCGGCTTTGTGGTTCGCAGTGTTAGCCTGCCGGCGCGTACATCCACCACAGATTCTGACCTTTGTGCGGAACGGTTGGTTGGCTTTCGAAGGTAGCGCGATGGGCCAATGGATTTCGAAGTTGCGTCCAGTCGCGGGCTTCTTTTGGGTGATGGTTGTCGTGACGCTTGTCGTTCTCGTACAAAAGCTGATTTCGTTTGCCCGACGAAGCGGTTGA
- the glgA gene encoding glycogen synthase GlgA encodes MHVVFAASECVPFAKTGGLADVVGALPAELKKLGHRVTTFIPYYRQVARAMPNLPAKIESLTIPFPTYNRFARILDAGEQNGAQVYFVDIPELFDRESLYATPSGDYPDNAERFGCFSRAVIEATKILGVPDIFHVHDWQTAMVSVLLRSVYYFDPVLRKVPSVLTIHNAGYQGWFPPRTIETLLLPWDMFTFTKLEQNDTLNFLKGGAVYSDALTTVSQTYAKEIQTSEFGSGLEDTFRQRGGDLFGILNGVDYGEWNPATDRNIAAHYTPEDLSGKKACRRDLLHAFGLDHIGDETPVLGIVSRLATQKGLDFVAQIADELVKEDIALVVLGNGEEYYERLFTELAERYPDKVRVQIKYDNVVAHKIEAGADIFLMPSRYEPCGLNQIYSLKYGTVPVVRATGGLEDTIDEQHDGGGNGFKFWGYNAWDFFDAIKRALATFRNKEQWEGMMRRGMAENHDWEISTKAYVEVYERVIERRAWS; translated from the coding sequence ATGCATGTAGTGTTTGCGGCTTCAGAGTGTGTACCGTTTGCAAAGACGGGTGGATTGGCGGACGTGGTGGGCGCTCTGCCGGCAGAGTTAAAGAAGCTCGGGCATCGCGTCACGACGTTCATTCCCTATTACCGACAGGTGGCGCGCGCCATGCCGAACCTCCCGGCGAAGATCGAAAGCCTCACGATTCCGTTTCCAACCTACAACCGCTTTGCCCGGATCCTCGATGCCGGGGAACAAAACGGAGCGCAGGTGTACTTTGTCGACATTCCGGAACTCTTCGATCGCGAGAGCCTTTATGCCACACCCTCCGGCGACTATCCGGACAACGCGGAGCGCTTCGGCTGTTTCAGCCGCGCGGTGATTGAGGCGACGAAGATTCTTGGCGTTCCGGACATCTTCCACGTGCATGACTGGCAGACGGCGATGGTCAGCGTGCTTCTTCGTTCGGTTTACTATTTCGATCCCGTCCTGCGCAAAGTGCCGAGCGTCCTGACGATTCATAACGCTGGCTATCAGGGCTGGTTTCCGCCCAGGACGATCGAGACGCTTCTCCTGCCCTGGGATATGTTCACCTTTACCAAGCTGGAGCAGAACGACACGCTGAACTTCCTCAAGGGTGGCGCGGTGTATTCGGACGCTCTCACGACGGTCAGCCAGACGTACGCCAAAGAAATCCAGACCTCTGAGTTTGGCAGTGGTCTGGAGGATACGTTCCGTCAACGCGGCGGCGATCTCTTCGGAATTTTAAATGGCGTGGATTACGGGGAGTGGAACCCTGCCACGGACAGGAACATCGCGGCGCATTACACGCCGGAAGATCTGTCCGGAAAGAAGGCATGCCGACGCGATCTGCTGCACGCCTTTGGTCTTGATCACATCGGCGATGAGACGCCGGTACTCGGGATCGTTTCGCGTCTGGCCACGCAGAAAGGCCTCGACTTTGTGGCGCAGATCGCGGATGAACTGGTAAAGGAAGACATTGCGCTGGTCGTGCTTGGCAACGGCGAGGAGTACTACGAGCGCCTGTTTACGGAGCTTGCGGAGCGCTATCCCGATAAGGTGCGCGTGCAGATCAAGTACGACAACGTGGTCGCGCACAAGATTGAAGCGGGCGCGGACATCTTCCTGATGCCTTCCCGCTACGAGCCGTGCGGACTGAACCAGATCTACTCGTTGAAGTATGGAACCGTACCGGTCGTCCGCGCTACGGGCGGTCTGGAAGATACCATCGACGAGCAGCACGACGGCGGCGGCAACGGATTCAAGTTCTGGGGATACAACGCCTGGGACTTCTTCGACGCGATCAAACGCGCCCTGGCTACCTTCCGCAATAAGGAACAGTGGGAAGGCATGATGCGTCGCGGCATGGCCGAAAATCACGACTGGGAAATCAGCACAAAGGCGTACGTGGAAGTCTACGAACGGGTGATCGAGCGTCGCGCCTGGTCCTGA
- the bla gene encoding class A beta-lactamase, whose product MRAHLLLSLTFASTLLAQPSLQSRIATIAATIPAKVSVACSLPNTPLNCDLNPDANPPMQSVFKFPLAVAVLHRADEGKLFPNQRAGQSLDEILDTPVRYLSVDIISPPNYSPLQDKYPRGNVDVPLRELITLSVSKSDNTASDILLRILGGPPVLDAYIHTLGVTGFQVRDNEKSLHATNALQYRNTFSPRAATQLLRLMADRSPLSPASTRFLNDIMLHATSGPHRIHGDLPEGTSVAHKTGTSGTANGMDAATNDIGLITLPNGQRLAIAIFVTDAHATPEAIEHVMAQIARAAYDEAIAIK is encoded by the coding sequence ATGCGCGCTCATCTGCTTCTCTCCTTAACCTTCGCTTCCACTCTCCTCGCGCAGCCCTCTCTGCAATCCCGTATCGCCACCATCGCCGCGACCATCCCGGCCAAAGTCTCCGTCGCCTGCAGCCTTCCCAACACACCCCTCAACTGCGACCTGAATCCCGATGCCAACCCGCCCATGCAATCCGTCTTCAAATTCCCTTTAGCCGTCGCTGTCCTCCACCGCGCAGATGAAGGCAAGCTCTTCCCGAATCAGCGCGCCGGCCAGTCGCTCGACGAGATCCTCGACACCCCCGTCCGTTACCTCTCCGTAGACATCATCTCGCCGCCCAACTATAGCCCACTCCAGGACAAATACCCTCGGGGCAACGTCGACGTTCCCCTACGTGAACTCATCACCCTCTCCGTTAGCAAATCGGATAACACCGCGTCGGATATTCTCCTTCGCATCCTCGGCGGCCCTCCAGTTCTTGACGCCTACATCCACACCCTCGGTGTTACGGGGTTCCAGGTCCGCGACAACGAGAAGAGCCTGCACGCCACCAACGCTCTCCAGTACCGCAACACCTTTTCGCCGCGCGCGGCGACACAGCTTCTTCGCCTTATGGCCGACCGGTCTCCGCTCTCCCCTGCTTCAACGCGCTTCCTGAACGACATCATGCTCCACGCCACCTCCGGCCCGCACCGCATCCACGGCGATCTTCCAGAAGGCACGTCCGTCGCGCATAAGACTGGAACCTCCGGCACCGCCAACGGCATGGATGCGGCCACCAACGATATCGGTCTGATCACTCTGCCCAACGGACAGCGTCTCGCCATCGCCATCTTCGTCACCGATGCGCACGCCACCCCGGAGGCGATCGAGCACGTCATGGCTCAGATCGCACGCGCTGCCTACGACGAAGCCATTGCCATCAAATAG
- a CDS encoding TonB-dependent receptor codes for MTSTFFKDRRKAFAYFIVLILLGLAPNAFSQMDQGSIVGSVLDATGAAVPNAKVKLVNEQTGFTLERTADASGTYTFTPIKIGTYTVTASADTFRSFEQRGINVTAGSRNEVPLTLAVASTDQTVEVSSAPPLLQTQEASTGATISAEAIVQTPLLNRNPIFVAQLTPGVVPAEQGSRGANKGDFSANGQRSQQNNYILDGVDNNAVLVDIPNGASYVIKPVPDALAEFKVQTSNYNAEIGRAAGAVVNMSIKSGTNGLHGSLWEYWRNDILNARDFFQTVKPKYRQNQFGGTIGGPILKDKLFFFGDVEANRIIFGQTSINSIPTLKMRTGDFSELLSPTLTNNTVRTLSVPGSVGLVPQQCNGALNVFCPAQISPTAQKVLNALPAPNLGVTGQTFNNYLFQGSASDNTTQFDGRIDWNVSSKDQVFARYSVSNQAQNFPSIFGVLDGGGFGADGNIGNKGRNFTASETHFFSPTLSNELRFGYNWINAKYSQANSGDNLSPQLGLGGIPFSAGNGGTPHFNLNDGLTSFGSPEYVPTDEYENVAQILDNVSKVIHHHSLKGGVNFQRIRVQTLQPTTARGTYNFTGKFTQTPGEAGTTGFGAADMIADQMDNASISNISTVHNQRWYRSAYFQDDWKAASKLTLNLGIRWEYFQPQVELDGRQANFQIDYSNNTAQFLLPEKARQYTLPTALLTELAANNVPVIYTSNNSLASAQKLNFSPRFGFSYAATPTTVVRGGFGIFFGGIESVGFFPNLGANPPFLFTSNITSGGCSTDPTVGCATNGVTLENGFTTAIAQGLSNFVNTPDMRSYPKNIQTPYTESFNLSVQQQLTADTTLTLSYVGAVGRHLTSNPKANQIPTLLAPGADVQKARPFNQFGAGSLESYSAVSNYNGAQATVEHRAAKGLYFLATYTWSKNLEDAFLPLGANGQSGSGYRNWRQLGFGFDYGPSYADTRHRAVVNLQYDLPFGMGRKYLNKSHFADAVIGGWALTTLFRVQTGQPQIVQPSNDPTNGAGQAQGIRVGDPNSNNLPSPGNGAVCASQTRTVNTWFNPCAFINPTSATGPNDIAAYGGYGRSVVYGPGYNRVDLSLLKKFTIYREMALDLRADLFNALNTPAYGQPNATIGSSFGQITSTRFGGTGTAAETPDARVAQISARFHF; via the coding sequence ATGACAAGTACTTTCTTTAAGGACAGACGCAAAGCGTTTGCTTATTTCATCGTTTTAATCCTTCTTGGTCTCGCCCCAAATGCATTCAGCCAGATGGACCAGGGTTCCATCGTCGGTTCAGTTCTGGATGCCACGGGCGCAGCCGTACCCAATGCAAAAGTCAAGTTAGTGAATGAGCAGACTGGATTCACGCTCGAACGGACCGCAGACGCCAGCGGAACGTATACCTTCACACCGATCAAGATCGGCACTTACACTGTGACGGCCTCAGCTGACACCTTCCGCTCCTTTGAACAACGCGGGATCAACGTTACAGCAGGATCTCGTAATGAAGTGCCTCTCACGCTGGCAGTCGCCTCTACCGATCAGACCGTTGAGGTAAGTTCCGCGCCGCCTCTCCTGCAGACCCAGGAAGCTTCCACCGGAGCGACCATCTCCGCGGAGGCCATCGTGCAGACACCACTGCTCAACCGCAATCCCATCTTCGTCGCGCAACTCACCCCCGGCGTGGTTCCCGCGGAACAGGGTTCGCGTGGCGCGAATAAGGGCGACTTTTCGGCCAACGGTCAGAGATCGCAGCAGAACAACTACATCCTCGATGGCGTGGACAACAACGCGGTACTTGTCGACATTCCAAACGGCGCTTCTTATGTCATCAAGCCGGTTCCGGATGCCTTGGCGGAGTTCAAGGTACAGACCAGCAATTACAACGCCGAGATTGGCCGCGCCGCTGGCGCGGTCGTCAATATGAGCATTAAGTCCGGCACCAATGGCTTGCACGGATCGCTCTGGGAGTACTGGCGGAACGATATTCTGAATGCGCGGGACTTCTTCCAGACCGTCAAGCCCAAGTATCGCCAGAACCAGTTTGGCGGAACCATTGGCGGTCCCATCCTCAAGGACAAGCTCTTCTTCTTTGGAGACGTCGAGGCAAATCGCATCATCTTCGGTCAGACTTCGATTAATTCGATCCCCACGCTGAAGATGCGTACCGGTGATTTCAGCGAGTTGCTGAGCCCGACGCTCACGAACAACACTGTTAGAACGCTCTCTGTTCCTGGCAGCGTCGGCCTCGTCCCACAACAGTGCAACGGAGCGCTCAATGTCTTCTGCCCCGCCCAGATTAGCCCCACTGCCCAGAAAGTTTTGAATGCGCTGCCCGCGCCAAATCTTGGTGTTACGGGACAGACTTTTAACAACTACCTCTTCCAGGGTTCGGCCAGCGATAACACAACCCAGTTTGACGGCCGCATTGATTGGAACGTCAGCTCTAAGGACCAAGTCTTCGCGCGTTACAGCGTGTCGAACCAGGCTCAAAACTTCCCCTCCATCTTCGGTGTTCTGGATGGCGGCGGCTTCGGAGCCGATGGCAACATCGGCAACAAGGGGCGCAACTTCACGGCAAGTGAGACGCACTTCTTTTCGCCAACGCTGTCGAATGAATTGCGCTTTGGTTACAACTGGATTAATGCAAAGTACTCGCAGGCAAACTCCGGAGACAACCTCTCGCCGCAGCTTGGTTTGGGAGGCATCCCTTTCTCTGCAGGAAACGGTGGTACGCCTCACTTCAACCTGAACGACGGATTGACCAGCTTCGGTTCGCCTGAATATGTTCCTACGGACGAATACGAGAACGTCGCCCAGATTCTGGACAACGTCTCCAAAGTCATCCATCACCACAGTCTTAAAGGTGGTGTGAACTTCCAGCGGATCCGCGTCCAGACGCTACAGCCCACCACGGCGCGCGGCACTTATAACTTCACCGGCAAGTTCACACAGACTCCCGGCGAGGCCGGAACGACAGGCTTCGGCGCTGCCGACATGATCGCAGATCAGATGGATAACGCATCGATCTCGAACATCTCGACGGTGCACAACCAGCGCTGGTATCGTTCCGCCTACTTCCAGGATGACTGGAAAGCGGCATCCAAACTCACTTTGAACCTGGGAATCCGTTGGGAATATTTCCAGCCGCAGGTAGAACTCGACGGTCGGCAGGCGAACTTCCAGATCGATTACAGCAACAACACCGCCCAATTCCTGCTGCCGGAGAAGGCCCGCCAGTACACCCTTCCCACAGCTCTGCTCACGGAGCTTGCTGCGAATAATGTGCCGGTGATCTACACCAGCAACAACTCTTTGGCCTCGGCGCAGAAACTGAACTTTTCTCCGCGCTTTGGCTTCTCGTATGCTGCCACTCCTACCACGGTTGTTCGCGGCGGCTTCGGTATCTTCTTCGGAGGCATCGAGAGCGTTGGGTTCTTCCCCAACCTGGGAGCCAATCCGCCGTTCCTCTTCACCTCCAACATCACCAGCGGAGGCTGCTCAACAGATCCCACAGTCGGCTGCGCAACCAACGGCGTTACGCTCGAAAATGGGTTCACCACCGCAATCGCTCAAGGGCTTTCGAACTTCGTGAACACCCCCGACATGCGTTCGTATCCGAAGAACATCCAGACTCCTTACACTGAGAGCTTCAACCTCTCGGTACAACAGCAGCTCACCGCAGACACAACGCTCACACTCTCCTACGTTGGTGCGGTCGGACGTCACCTGACTTCAAACCCGAAGGCGAACCAGATTCCAACACTGCTCGCTCCCGGAGCTGATGTACAAAAAGCCCGTCCCTTCAATCAGTTTGGTGCAGGCAGTCTGGAGTCCTACTCGGCGGTAAGTAACTACAACGGCGCGCAGGCAACAGTGGAGCATCGCGCGGCGAAGGGTCTTTACTTCCTGGCAACTTACACCTGGTCCAAGAACCTTGAGGATGCCTTCCTTCCTCTTGGAGCAAACGGCCAGTCCGGTTCGGGCTATCGCAATTGGCGTCAACTTGGTTTTGGCTTCGATTACGGCCCGTCCTACGCGGATACGCGGCATCGCGCGGTCGTCAACCTGCAATATGATCTGCCCTTCGGCATGGGACGCAAGTATCTCAACAAGTCCCATTTCGCCGACGCGGTCATCGGAGGCTGGGCTCTTACGACCCTCTTCCGTGTCCAGACAGGCCAACCGCAGATCGTGCAACCCAGTAACGATCCGACTAACGGTGCCGGTCAGGCACAAGGCATTCGAGTCGGCGATCCGAACAGCAACAATCTCCCAAGCCCTGGCAACGGAGCTGTCTGCGCTTCGCAGACACGAACAGTCAACACATGGTTCAATCCCTGCGCCTTTATCAATCCAACCAGTGCAACTGGCCCCAATGACATCGCAGCCTATGGAGGCTACGGTCGCTCCGTGGTCTACGGTCCGGGTTACAACCGCGTCGATCTGTCTCTCCTGAAGAAGTTCACAATCTACCGTGAGATGGCTCTTGATCTTCGTGCGGACCTGTTCAATGCGCTCAACACCCCGGCCTATGGACAGCCCAATGCGACGATCGGTAGCAGCTTTGGACAGATCACGAGCACACGCTTCGGTGGCACAGGAACAGCAGCGGAGACTCCGGATGCTCGCGTGGCCCAGATCTCTGCTCGCTTCCACTTCTAA
- a CDS encoding DUF3863 domain-containing protein, which translates to MPTINRRRLLSGSAATGASIMAASSGLSAVSKLLTPPRQELKLKGNRFVTFCIMIRTTPWEVSRDVKLMARDESTWHTLDGVRSMREAFARSNPNGRLTWGFTLNALEDKRTNFRQIRDYAVECHQKFGDEVSYFPGYFPAMYLPRERVNREMTEAIQIISEFVGQGYRPQAIMGGFLSANNLAYLAEKENIHTAHAVIWSQHAIDGGGADGSPSYPFYPSAEHFCKPAQGTSDFIDCVNLDGWTMDFLCARRSGALDHKITGYNSRRGVGPIETYVGWGLDLGHREVMHTQSIHFDEGFMRNQWGWVTNIWEAQMVHEFGKDLICSALERWVTDTKKRWPDVHFVSFGEFGSIWRGQHKTNEDWNYSFIERGSGLGDSYNNLEIEWFMNKNLRLALLRDWHQETPKKVIDFTRYDLPAHEPADPSPTHPAKSWDLMNRINQKGLRRQDTPVLLSELSQADSDFIFASLPQLKTY; encoded by the coding sequence ATGCCAACGATCAATCGTCGAAGACTTCTGAGCGGTTCCGCCGCGACCGGTGCCAGCATCATGGCTGCGTCCTCGGGCTTGAGTGCTGTGAGTAAATTGCTGACACCGCCACGGCAGGAACTCAAGCTCAAGGGCAATCGCTTCGTAACGTTCTGCATCATGATCAGGACAACGCCGTGGGAAGTCTCGCGTGATGTGAAATTGATGGCGCGCGACGAGTCCACGTGGCACACGCTGGACGGCGTGCGATCGATGCGCGAGGCATTCGCTCGCTCCAACCCGAACGGCCGCCTCACCTGGGGTTTTACGCTCAACGCGCTGGAAGACAAACGAACGAACTTTCGTCAGATCAGGGACTATGCCGTGGAATGTCATCAAAAATTTGGGGATGAGGTCTCCTATTTCCCCGGATATTTCCCTGCGATGTACCTGCCGCGTGAGCGGGTGAATCGCGAGATGACGGAGGCCATTCAGATCATCTCGGAGTTCGTCGGGCAGGGGTATCGCCCGCAGGCAATCATGGGTGGTTTTCTTTCAGCCAACAACCTGGCCTATCTGGCGGAGAAGGAAAACATCCACACAGCGCATGCGGTGATCTGGAGTCAGCATGCGATTGATGGCGGAGGAGCGGATGGCTCGCCTTCCTACCCTTTCTATCCTTCTGCAGAGCACTTCTGTAAACCGGCGCAGGGCACGTCTGACTTCATCGACTGCGTCAACCTGGATGGTTGGACGATGGACTTTCTGTGCGCGCGCAGAAGCGGTGCGCTCGATCACAAGATCACCGGATACAACAGCCGCCGCGGTGTCGGACCGATTGAGACCTATGTGGGTTGGGGCCTCGATCTGGGGCATCGTGAAGTGATGCATACCCAGTCCATCCACTTCGACGAAGGTTTCATGCGCAACCAATGGGGATGGGTGACGAACATCTGGGAAGCACAGATGGTGCATGAGTTTGGGAAAGATCTGATCTGCTCGGCCTTGGAGCGCTGGGTGACCGATACCAAAAAGCGATGGCCTGATGTTCACTTCGTCAGCTTTGGAGAGTTCGGATCGATCTGGCGAGGGCAGCACAAAACGAACGAGGACTGGAACTACAGCTTTATCGAACGCGGATCCGGGCTGGGTGATTCCTACAACAACCTCGAAATCGAGTGGTTCATGAACAAGAATCTTCGTTTGGCGCTCCTCCGAGACTGGCACCAGGAGACGCCGAAGAAAGTCATCGACTTCACGCGTTACGATCTGCCTGCCCATGAGCCTGCAGATCCCAGCCCGACGCATCCGGCAAAGTCCTGGGACCTGATGAATCGCATCAATCAGAAAGGTCTTCGGCGGCAGGATACTCCTGTGTTGCTGAGCGAGTTGAGCCAGGCAGACAGCGATTTTATCTTCGCTTCCCTGCCGCAGCTGAAAACTTATTGA
- a CDS encoding APC family permease produces the protein MLTSNHRMPKLTSTIPPLHSPDIPGELPRVLNAWHATAIVVGIIIGSGIFLVPREMMAAVGSSTMVYAVWILGGLLSLFGAMTYAEIAAARPHYGGEYAFLREAYGDLTGFLYMWTNFIVSKPASLASIVAGLTRTLATFAIFGFFNNPAFLHLTWGTVVAIGATWAVTVLDIVGTRKAGDVQVALTWLKILLIVIITGVCFVAAGPLGHWHNFSTLYTGATGGFSGFMIALIAALWAYDGWSDVVAVAGEVRNPQRNLPLALVGGVALVGALYMLTNAAIQYILPAASLAAADRPAADALRLIVGPWGAGLVSIGMAVSITATLVGSSLSGARVPFAAARNGLFFPSIARVNPRFQTPANALVLQAVLATLILFMIGKFQALFSLAIFSEWVFYGLAASTIFVFRKRDTAPRPYSVTGYPVVPVLFILSALVLVVFSFRAEPRNSFYGTLAILAGVPVFLWFKRTASKGEI, from the coding sequence ATGCTAACCTCCAACCACCGCATGCCCAAGCTGACCTCCACCATTCCTCCGCTCCACTCCCCGGACATCCCGGGTGAACTTCCGCGTGTGCTCAACGCCTGGCACGCCACGGCCATCGTCGTGGGCATTATCATCGGCTCCGGCATCTTCCTTGTGCCGCGCGAGATGATGGCGGCGGTCGGTTCTTCCACGATGGTCTATGCCGTCTGGATCCTCGGCGGCCTGCTCTCGCTCTTCGGCGCGATGACCTACGCCGAGATCGCCGCTGCCCGACCGCACTACGGTGGCGAGTACGCCTTCCTTCGCGAAGCCTACGGCGACCTCACCGGCTTTCTCTATATGTGGACGAACTTCATCGTCTCCAAGCCCGCATCGCTCGCCTCCATCGTCGCCGGTCTCACGCGCACGCTCGCCACCTTTGCAATCTTCGGCTTTTTTAACAATCCGGCCTTTCTCCACCTGACATGGGGAACGGTCGTCGCCATCGGCGCAACCTGGGCCGTTACGGTGCTCGATATTGTCGGCACGCGCAAAGCGGGAGACGTGCAGGTCGCCCTCACGTGGCTCAAGATCCTGCTCATTGTCATCATCACGGGAGTCTGCTTCGTTGCCGCTGGTCCGCTCGGCCACTGGCACAACTTCTCTACCCTCTACACCGGAGCGACGGGTGGCTTCTCAGGCTTCATGATTGCGCTCATCGCCGCGCTCTGGGCGTACGATGGCTGGTCAGACGTGGTCGCCGTCGCCGGAGAGGTCCGCAACCCGCAGCGCAACTTACCCCTCGCGCTCGTCGGTGGAGTCGCCCTCGTCGGTGCGCTCTACATGCTCACCAACGCCGCTATCCAATACATTCTTCCCGCAGCGTCGCTTGCAGCCGCAGACCGCCCCGCCGCCGATGCCCTTCGCCTCATCGTCGGACCATGGGGAGCGGGACTCGTCTCTATCGGCATGGCCGTCAGCATTACGGCCACCTTGGTAGGCTCTTCGCTCTCAGGCGCTCGCGTACCCTTCGCCGCAGCGCGCAACGGCCTGTTCTTCCCTTCGATCGCGCGAGTCAATCCGCGCTTTCAGACGCCAGCAAATGCGCTTGTGCTCCAGGCGGTTCTGGCAACGCTTATTTTGTTTATGATCGGAAAGTTCCAGGCGCTCTTTTCACTGGCAATCTTCTCGGAGTGGGTCTTCTACGGTCTCGCCGCCAGCACGATCTTCGTCTTCCGTAAGCGAGATACCGCACCACGACCGTATAGCGTCACCGGCTATCCGGTCGTGCCGGTGCTTTTCATCCTGTCTGCTCTTGTGCTCGTGGTCTTCTCGTTCAGGGCCGAACCGAGAAACTCCTTCTACGGAACGCTGGCGATCCTTGCAGGGGTTCCTGTGTTTCTGTGGTTCAAGCGAACCGCTTCAAAGGGCGAGATCTAG
- a CDS encoding YybH family protein: protein MKSFREFFDGPAAIARGVIVCSCLAIPLATIGCHQATPSDTRASDEQKLRALDGQWSRTAGTHDVDAAVAFYADDAMLLPPDEPIVASKAAIRASWTATFDVFAKLSWEIKTIEVAKSGDLAYTTGAWTGALKGPNGSQIPVSGKLVSIWKKQADGQWKCIVDTYNSDAPSTPPPVSNK from the coding sequence ATGAAGTCATTCAGGGAATTTTTCGACGGTCCTGCGGCTATCGCTCGCGGGGTCATAGTGTGCAGCTGTCTGGCGATCCCGCTGGCGACCATAGGCTGTCATCAGGCCACACCCTCTGACACGCGCGCGAGCGACGAACAGAAACTCCGCGCTCTCGATGGCCAATGGTCAAGGACGGCTGGCACACACGACGTGGATGCCGCAGTTGCCTTCTATGCAGACGATGCAATGCTGCTGCCTCCGGATGAACCGATTGTTGCTAGCAAGGCCGCAATCCGAGCCTCCTGGACGGCTACTTTCGACGTCTTTGCGAAGCTCTCGTGGGAGATCAAGACGATCGAAGTAGCCAAATCCGGTGATCTCGCGTACACAACCGGCGCATGGACGGGCGCTCTCAAAGGACCTAACGGTAGCCAGATACCGGTTTCCGGCAAATTGGTGTCGATCTGGAAGAAGCAGGCGGACGGCCAATGGAAGTGCATCGTCGACACTTACAACTCCGATGCTCCATCGACCCCGCCACCTGTTTCCAATAAATAA